The window ACAACGTGTACCAGGAATACAAGCAGACCATTCACTACACCAATCGCACTGGTGTGCGTGCGGTCTGCTCGGATTGCCATGTACCCAAGGACTGGTCGCACAAGATGATTCGCAAGATTCAGGCAAGCGCCGAAGTCTGGGGCAAGTTGGTGGGCACTATTGACACCAAGGAAAAGTTTGAGGCAAACCGTTTGCGCTTGGCGGAACATGAATGGGCGCGGATGAAGGCCAGTGACTCCCGTGAGTGCCGCAATTGCCACAGTTTTGAGGGCATGGACGCTGAAAAACAAAAACTGCGTGGTGCGAAAATGCACAAAATTGCGCAGGACGAAAAACAAACCTGTATCGATTGCCACAAAGGCATCGCCCACCACAAGCCCAAGGGCATGAAGGAAGACGACGAGTAATCGGCGAAAGAGGGGGATTGTTATTCTGGAATTCCCCCATTTTTAATATTTGAAAGGACTTCTCAAATGAAAAAAACAACTGTTTCTATGCTGCTTCTGGGTACTTTGTTGACCGTGGGCTCCCAGTTCGCGATGGCTGCGCCCGATTGGGCCAAGGTTCCCAAACGT of the Candidatus Woesearchaeota archaeon genome contains:
- a CDS encoding NapC/NirT family cytochrome c, with amino-acid sequence NVYQEYKQTIHYTNRTGVRAVCSDCHVPKDWSHKMIRKIQASAEVWGKLVGTIDTKEKFEANRLRLAEHEWARMKASDSRECRNCHSFEGMDAEKQKLRGAKMHKIAQDEKQTCIDCHKGIAHHKPKGMKEDDE